The DNA region GACAGCATGAATGAGATTAAGAATATGTTGAGCAATCAACCGACGGCGGCCTTGAAGACGACATCAAAGGCTGTCTGAATGCAAGACTTGAACTTTTGTGAATTAATATGTTTCCTCTCTGTTCCCACAGCAATCTTCATCTGTCCCATGTAACTTATCATTGTTATGGTAAGATTCTGGGGAATGCCGACGACCATGAAGTACATTCCGGCGCATGGATGATCCGCCAAGCTGCATTGTTCAACCGGTCCGATCAAATTGGATAGAGTCATGCTGCAGTTCCTCAATGTCCCGTGAATGTATCTGGCCGCTACTTCTGGCCCTCTGTATTTTCTCAACAACTCTAACAATTTCCCTGTCAGGAACACAGCGCCCGACTTTCTCTTCCTCTGGATAATCTTTCGAGCTTCGAACACGAATTGGAGTGGCTCGGATTCGTCAAGGCAAGGAAGAGTGACGTGCAAGAAACCAAATTGGTTTCCCCATTGAGTGTTCTTGTCTGGCTTCACCATTTCCTCAACCGAGCTATAACCCGCGATATTCCGAGTGTTTAGCAATACCAAAGCAGTCGAGATGAATTTTTCACTCTTTGTTTCTTTCATGTATAAACGCGTGCCCAGGAAAACTATGCCCGTTATCACATCGTTTATCGTCTGCACCAATTGTCAATTGTGAATTTCGATTTCTAATCAATTTTGTTTGCTTTGAAGAAAGACTCACCACTTGAAGATTGGACTTTATTCGCTTGAGCTGATCGAGACCGAAAGTAACCGTGCAAATGTCGATGGGATTGAATTCAACCCCGGAGTCGCCTGACCTAACAGGAGTCGATCCATCGCCCACCAAAGCACTCTTCACAAGCCCGAATCCAAAGTCACTAATTGTATTAAAGAATATAGAGAAAACATTACCCATTCGAGGGAAAATCCCCTGTTTCCCGTCAGTGGACCCGAGCTTGGGCTCGCTGCCTCGTATATTTGGAAATGTCAATGGCAAATTAGGGTTATCGGCTCTTTGGAGGCAAGAAAGAAGAGCACCCATTAAGGAGAAACCGTCACCAAGTGCATGGTGAAGCTTGAAGATCAAGTTTCCAGCTACACTCCTTGTCGGGTACTTGATGATGTGGATTTCCCATAATGGCCTTCCTCGAGGTAGTTCTTGTAAGGCTAGCTCCGATAAATAGTTGTTGAATTGATCTTCGTAGAATTCCGGCGACTCCCCGGCTCGGAACACTGGGACGTTTACGTGGTCAATGAGGTTCACTTTTACTTTCTTCCATTGTTTTACACCATTCTTGTCTGTCTCCTTTTTTTACCTCAAATAGTAAAGTATCAGTTACAATATGTAGAACATTATCTAAACATTCATAATACAGTTTGGCCAAGTGGTCTAAGGAAAGGTGTGGGTTCCCACATATGTCATTATTTActtatagatataaataaacttttgtaTAACAGTTTTGAAACATTAAAATGAGGAGAAGTGAAGATCTATCTATTACCATGACCGAGGAGAACCGAGGATTGATGGGTAAGAAGACATCTTTGAGCAAAGTCATGGTCAGAGCATCATCAATGGGGACTTGTGATTCCATGACAGCTATAATAGATATTGATAGAACCGAGCTGTTGAAGAATTGTCCTGTTGGGCTTACGGGTTCCCTCATGTCTGCTTCTTCGTCGGCTTCTATCATGATCTTCGTCGTCATCGATTCCTCCATCTTTGGCGATATGTCCACAAGTGTTATAGAAATGGTAGCTAGCTAGAGGGTTGTTTCCATGGCCATTAAAGAGAAATTTAATGTACATGATGTGCTTTAATGAGAAACCTACCATTTTCTTGTTTATTCAATGCTGTTTGTTTTCCTTATTCATTTTACTTGCAATTTTAAGAGGGGCAAATTATAAGGATTGGGATCTATGACTCTTTTTAGACACTTTGAtcattctataaataaataaaaaagcatAAGAAAAACACttcaattacaaattaaattggACATAATAGCAAAGTTGGAACATTAAGGGGAATGTTCTCAAAATATTTGTAtgacattaaataaaatatagaaaataactcATTTAATTTAGTAAAGATAACATTATTATATTCCATAAAAGTCCCAACAATAAAATGAGACATTCATTGTTAGAAGATGCATTATTTTGCCAGTAAGTAAATATACAAGTTGATTTTTGCCAACTGCTAGAAAATCACCTTTCAATGTCAAACcatttgttattttctttaaataatatgtatGGTCACAAATCACAATGAAATCATAAATATCTTAGACATTggtagtttttttttgttcactcaataaattcatttaaaaaaatccaaatgaCCCTTTGAAAAAGGTCATGTTTCcgcattaaaaaaacaaatcttgGTCAAAGTGGCTCGATCGAGTCTAAGGATTGGTTTCGCCATAATAAAACGATACATATTTAGTAGTATCAAATTTCAATACATctattagaagaagaagaaaaaaagacatAATCCAAACACAATGAATGCTACATTATTGAATTGGATTGCTCACACTCGCCTACATTGCACATGGTTTCATTAAATGTGATTCAATAATatcagtattttttttaaacaacttAATATCAGTGTTCCTTTTTACTGTATCATATATGGATGCACTTCAATTTCATTAGTCcttttcaaattcaattcaGGGAAGTGCTTGAAAAAAACATTATGACATAAGAATTTCATTTTCCAAACCAAAAAACACAACTAAAACTTTGAATAAGTTTAGAGACTGCAAGGACAGCATATAAACTCAAATTCAAATGTATTCTCTTGGAGTTCAAAACTACTAAATAGGGGatatgaaaaagaaaagtaGTAGTATATGTTATAATAGTTgatcaagaaaataaaaaatattatagaatcTCACAGTAATTTTTCATCATCATCTACAACACTGACATGGCAAATTAGCCGCGACCTCCAGTTCCATACTTTTTTTTGCCAGAGTACCCAACCAACACTCAATAATATAATGCAAGTATTGAGTCTTtgtctcatattttattagaatttatatattgtaattagtTGTAAACCTTTTGAGGGCTTAAAAGTAGTAATTTAGTCTTTATTGTTTTtgatatacttttataaaaagagACACTGTAACCTAGGGTTATTTTGACCATTATTTcatg from Impatiens glandulifera chromosome 5, dImpGla2.1, whole genome shotgun sequence includes:
- the LOC124937894 gene encoding wax ester synthase/diacylglycerol acyltransferase 4-like, yielding MEESMTTKIMIEADEEADMREPVSPTGQFFNSSVLSISIIAVMESQVPIDDALTMTLLKDVFLPINPRFSSVMETDKNGVKQWKKVKVNLIDHVNVPVFRAGESPEFYEDQFNNYLSELALQELPRGRPLWEIHIIKYPTRSVAGNLIFKLHHALGDGFSLMGALLSCLQRADNPNLPLTFPNIRGSEPKLGSTDGKQGIFPRMGNVFSIFFNTISDFGFGLVKSALVGDGSTPVRSGDSGVEFNPIDICTVTFGLDQLKRIKSNLQVTINDVITGIVFLGTRLYMKETKSEKFISTALVLLNTRNIAGYSSVEEMVKPDKNTQWGNQFGFLHVTLPCLDESEPLQFVFEARKIIQRKRKSGAVFLTGKLLELLRKYRGPEVAARYIHGTLRNCSMTLSNLIGPVEQCSLADHPCAGMYFMVVGIPQNLTITMISYMGQMKIAVGTERKHINSQKFKSCIQTAFDVVFKAAVG